In Gammaproteobacteria bacterium, a genomic segment contains:
- a CDS encoding HAMP domain-containing histidine kinase: protein MIDRGFRLSVLAFGFFLALVAFLLIYDGYTQYRQYREFQTTNAATVARGVAAEVERFITEKQRLVNIFTMDHIRQISSAAANEAHIAKNIAYLHERAQRYFPDYFALTILDQDLDPIIDDFDGLIGEVCLQDTRAALESGRYNTRIHPNPAAYHFDVASPWQTNGTNGALLIGFHADFLGRLLKNRLIPGHKLVLADKSADHLIEVTPDGSRINWLRDDYRMPREELDRVLVSTPVVNSRWHVYSLHDQDLFSSQIRKIFFESGLLFSGFSILVAVALYRLHNEAKQRMKAEKIKNEFISLINHELRTPLTAIRGGLGLIAGGVTDSISGKTTELARMALNNAEHLSQLVDDFLDVQKLSSGKLEYHKELVDLGSVIRHVMDSYQSYAGKFNAHLRFTSSCQDCIVHADPGRIEQVLANLLSNAVKYGKDNDEVIINLDKNDASARISVTDHGMGIPENFRHRLFKAFEQSGHKREPVIKGTGLGLYIAKAIIQEHNGDIGFETGDGIGTCFWVSLPLAR from the coding sequence ATGATCGACCGCGGTTTCCGACTTTCCGTTCTGGCGTTTGGATTTTTTCTGGCTCTCGTCGCATTTCTGCTGATTTACGACGGCTATACCCAGTACCGACAATATCGCGAATTCCAGACCACGAATGCTGCAACGGTTGCCAGGGGTGTAGCGGCCGAAGTGGAACGGTTCATAACCGAAAAACAACGCCTGGTGAATATTTTCACCATGGATCATATTCGGCAGATATCCTCAGCGGCGGCAAACGAGGCACACATCGCCAAAAACATCGCCTACCTTCATGAGCGGGCACAGCGATATTTTCCGGATTACTTTGCGCTCACTATCCTGGACCAGGACCTTGATCCGATCATTGACGACTTTGACGGACTCATTGGGGAAGTTTGCCTGCAGGACACGCGCGCTGCACTTGAATCCGGGCGATACAATACGCGCATACATCCCAATCCCGCCGCCTATCATTTTGATGTTGCCAGTCCATGGCAGACCAACGGCACAAACGGCGCGTTGTTAATCGGTTTTCACGCAGACTTTCTCGGGCGATTACTGAAGAATCGACTGATACCCGGGCACAAGCTTGTATTGGCGGACAAGTCTGCAGATCATCTTATAGAGGTCACGCCGGATGGTTCACGCATAAACTGGTTACGCGATGACTACAGGATGCCCAGGGAAGAACTCGACAGGGTGCTGGTCAGTACTCCAGTCGTCAACAGCAGGTGGCATGTGTATTCACTACACGATCAGGACCTGTTCAGCAGCCAGATACGAAAGATCTTTTTTGAATCCGGCCTGTTGTTCTCGGGATTTTCCATTCTCGTTGCTGTCGCCCTGTACCGCCTTCACAACGAAGCGAAACAACGCATGAAAGCCGAAAAGATCAAGAACGAATTTATTTCCCTTATCAACCACGAGCTACGCACACCCCTGACCGCGATACGGGGTGGTCTCGGCCTTATTGCCGGTGGCGTTACCGACAGCATAAGCGGAAAAACCACTGAACTGGCCCGCATGGCACTGAACAACGCCGAACATCTCAGCCAGCTTGTCGATGATTTTCTTGATGTGCAGAAATTAAGTTCCGGCAAGCTTGAATATCACAAGGAGCTGGTCGACCTCGGTTCTGTTATCAGGCATGTGATGGACAGCTACCAGAGCTATGCCGGAAAATTCAACGCGCACTTGCGCTTTACCAGTTCCTGCCAGGACTGCATCGTGCATGCCGATCCGGGTCGGATCGAGCAGGTACTCGCCAACTTGTTGTCCAATGCAGTGAAATACGGAAAGGACAACGATGAAGTTATTATCAATCTGGACAAGAACGATGCCAGCGCACGCATCAGTGTTACCGATCACGGCATGGGCATACCGGAAAACTTTCGTCACCGGCTATTCAAGGCTTTTGAGCAGTCAGGGCACAAACGCGAACCGGTTATAAAAGGCACCGGTCTCGGACTCTACATTGCCAAGGCCATTATCCAGGAACATAACGGTGATATCGGCTTTGAAACCGGAGATGGTATCGGCACCTGCTTTTGGGTATCGCTACCCCTGGCCAGATAA
- a CDS encoding TetR/AcrR family transcriptional regulator: MPSQPQFNIDETLAKAVCQFWTHGYHATSMSNLVDVMGINRASIYNTYGDKRTLFIRSLEQYHVMLREVRLERLAEQYGALERITALFDLVVADAESEDVRRGCLVMNTALELAAHEPDVREVILSAQNTIKKFFRDSLAEACGKRLIAGELDDEAQFLLTLLSGFLVQVRNCENPGDMTAVTGRISGYLNNLLHQSGKEESC; the protein is encoded by the coding sequence ATGCCTTCACAACCGCAATTCAACATTGACGAGACCCTGGCCAAGGCGGTGTGTCAGTTCTGGACGCATGGCTACCATGCCACGTCCATGAGCAATCTTGTTGATGTAATGGGCATCAACCGGGCCAGTATCTACAATACCTACGGCGACAAGCGTACATTGTTCATCCGGTCCCTTGAGCAGTATCACGTGATGCTGCGGGAGGTCAGGCTGGAGCGTCTTGCAGAACAATACGGTGCCCTGGAACGCATAACTGCATTATTCGACCTGGTTGTAGCAGATGCCGAGTCAGAAGATGTAAGGCGCGGCTGCCTGGTAATGAACACTGCGCTGGAATTGGCCGCGCATGAGCCTGATGTGCGTGAAGTGATACTATCGGCCCAGAATACCATCAAGAAGTTTTTTCGGGATTCCCTGGCTGAGGCCTGCGGCAAGCGACTGATTGCCGGGGAACTGGATGACGAGGCTCAATTTCTGTTGACCCTGCTGTCAGGATTCCTGGTGCAAGTCAGGAATTGCGAGAATCCCGGTGACATGACTGCAGTAACCGGACGTATTTCCGGCTATTTGAACAATCTTTTGCATCAATCCGGCAAAGAAGAGAGTTGTTGA
- a CDS encoding beta-eliminating lyase-related protein yields the protein MSEILKNCTDILPGHGSRLNVKEMLSSLAEVVDESVAPDVYGAGEYISEFEAEVAGMFNKASAVFMPSGTMAQQIALRIWCDRAANLTVAMHPESHPEIAEYLGYQYLHGLRRIQFGAPEAMRHRVMNLTDLERLGSKPAAVLIELPMRMIGGQLPDWDELVAMSRWCREREIAIHLDGARIWQCQDYYGRSLGEIGELFDSIYVSFYKDIGGMCGSMLLGNESFIQESRTWQRRHGGNLYTQAPFVVSARTRMHEVLPQIPAWNVRARELAGIFSAHDRVIVNPDPPQVNFFQLYLKGDAVTLMERHQQLAEEQGIFLFNALNPSAVPGYACTEIHAWENAARFDITRLETFLDMLLG from the coding sequence ATGAGTGAGATATTAAAGAATTGCACTGACATACTGCCAGGCCACGGCTCAAGACTAAACGTCAAGGAGATGTTGTCATCCCTGGCTGAAGTCGTTGACGAATCTGTAGCGCCGGATGTTTACGGCGCAGGAGAATACATCAGCGAATTTGAGGCTGAAGTCGCGGGGATGTTTAACAAGGCATCGGCCGTATTTATGCCATCAGGCACCATGGCGCAACAGATCGCCTTGCGCATCTGGTGTGATCGTGCTGCTAATCTGACTGTAGCCATGCACCCGGAATCACACCCGGAAATCGCGGAGTATCTTGGCTACCAGTATCTGCACGGCCTGCGCCGTATCCAGTTCGGCGCACCGGAAGCCATGCGGCATCGTGTAATGAATTTGACTGATCTCGAAAGGCTTGGCTCAAAACCGGCTGCTGTATTGATAGAGTTGCCAATGCGCATGATTGGTGGTCAGTTGCCTGACTGGGATGAGCTGGTAGCGATGAGCCGGTGGTGTCGTGAAAGAGAGATTGCCATTCATCTTGATGGTGCGCGCATCTGGCAGTGCCAGGATTATTATGGCCGGAGCCTGGGCGAGATCGGGGAGTTGTTCGATAGCATCTATGTCTCGTTCTACAAGGATATCGGCGGCATGTGTGGCAGCATGTTGCTTGGCAATGAATCTTTTATCCAGGAAAGCCGAACCTGGCAGCGGCGTCACGGCGGCAATCTGTATACCCAGGCCCCGTTTGTTGTTTCAGCGCGGACGCGTATGCACGAGGTGTTGCCACAGATACCGGCCTGGAATGTCCGTGCGCGTGAGCTGGCGGGAATATTTTCGGCTCATGACCGGGTTATCGTGAATCCCGATCCACCGCAGGTGAATTTCTTCCAGCTCTACCTGAAAGGCGATGCAGTGACGTTGATGGAACGGCATCAACAGCTGGCTGAAGAGCAGGGCATATTCCTGTTTAACGCACTAAACCCGTCAGCAGTACCCGGTTACGCCTGCACGGAAATACATGCCTGGGAGAATGCCGCCAGGTTTGACATTACGAGGCTCGAAACTTTTCTCGATATGTTACTTGGGTAA
- a CDS encoding RNA-binding protein, translating to MKTLFIGNLARGTTETGLETLFSEFGKVRSVKLVKDIFSGDCKGFGFVEMEGHEARNAISGLDGKIIDGKTLQVRHEKPGGKGRKSARR from the coding sequence ATGAAGACACTGTTTATTGGCAATCTCGCACGAGGAACCACTGAAACCGGCCTGGAAACGCTGTTCTCCGAATTTGGCAAAGTGCGCTCCGTCAAGCTGGTGAAGGATATCTTTTCCGGTGACTGCAAAGGCTTTGGTTTTGTTGAGATGGAAGGGCACGAGGCACGAAACGCCATTTCCGGCCTTGATGGAAAAATTATTGACGGAAAAACACTGCAAGTCAGGCACGAGAAACCTGGCGGCAAGGGGCGAAAGTCGGCTCGCCGGTAG
- a CDS encoding cold-shock protein, with product MATGTVKWFNESKGFGFITNSDGSKDVFVHFSAIASDGFRTLAEGQQVTFDVEDGPKGPQASNVRV from the coding sequence ATGGCAACAGGAACCGTTAAATGGTTTAACGAATCCAAGGGCTTCGGCTTTATTACCAATTCTGATGGCAGCAAGGATGTATTCGTACATTTTTCCGCTATTGCCAGCGATGGTTTCCGCACCCTGGCAGAAGGACAGCAAGTGACATTTGATGTGGAAGACGGTCCCAAGGGTCCGCAGGCTTCCAACGTCAGAGTCTGA
- a CDS encoding FAD-dependent oxidoreductase: MADEYIIKMPQLSDTMEEGTVVSWEKQVGDYIERGTVVATVETDKAIMDVEVFREGYLSGPLAAEGDVIPVGGAMAKLVASSDAVIEGGNVPVAAAEPEVSEPVAEEQGAPTEGAYAIKMPQLSDTMTEGTLVSWEKSIGDFVERGTVVATVETDKAVMDAEVFREGYLSGPLLEVDSVVPVGEPIAYLVENKDQVVDSSKTGASAPTPVAPTAKPKSEPHGTAKPKTRIPAMPHGASPAPRPRKGKATPYARQLAGAHGIDLNGLAGSGPGGVIVAADVMNSSIQKGSTKRILQVAGEGRPMTAMEKAVSHNMEYSLSMPLFRVTVNIDESALKTESKAKGVSLTVALAKASALAIEQFPGVNSVYQHEDRIVERDQIDVGIAVSTEGMGLVVPVLRDVLNKDLGQLSADWADLVDRARARRLKPDEYSNPTFTISNMGMLGVAQFDAIPTPGTSAIFAIASAGPQGMPVTMTADHRIINGADAAKFLGVFRQIVEQPVWLSGQAPVLAVTKAPAPKAAAAVSAPAIAPVEIPKGSWDYDVVVIGGGPGGEDCARDLAQHGKKVAMINDAPFPGGECLWRGCIPSKAWRAGADRVRDRAHDSHLGVQGTNKPTLSWAKLEKTRKSVLETRGDMALKTDKGVKIDVIQGFARFESDHSVFVDTGGNSDDPHARAIPGDGKKGKSVTFGVAVIATGAPPFVPPIDGHDNKGVLTSDTVWSLKNAPKRLGVIGAGAIGLEMAQIFSDLGAKVTVLEAADRPLKEVEPEIAKNLTALLNEEKNLTLEVSAKAKKISGKPGDMTLSYENAEGKTKNFKCDYVIVATGKRPVLEPLLLDKCGVKAENGVIKVDEYCRTNVPHIFAVGDVIGGLMLAHTAGQQGRVVADLLTGHPFPYDDAKDCGVIFTRPQAAFVGLSVDQAKARGMNPVEVKAPMAIDAKAMITNETSGMIKIVADKDTHRIIGVHFLADHADTLIGEGVMMVAGDMTLEQVARAIHPHPTQTEMFGDMARRLLSRLRRSKR; encoded by the coding sequence ATGGCAGATGAATACATTATAAAGATGCCGCAGCTCTCCGATACGATGGAAGAAGGTACCGTCGTAAGCTGGGAGAAGCAGGTCGGCGATTACATTGAGCGTGGCACGGTTGTCGCCACTGTCGAAACTGACAAGGCCATCATGGATGTCGAGGTGTTCCGCGAGGGCTATCTCTCCGGCCCGCTGGCAGCCGAGGGCGACGTGATCCCGGTTGGTGGCGCCATGGCCAAGCTGGTGGCATCGTCTGATGCTGTTATTGAGGGCGGTAATGTACCGGTGGCGGCGGCCGAACCGGAAGTGTCCGAACCGGTAGCAGAAGAGCAGGGTGCGCCGACAGAAGGCGCCTATGCCATCAAGATGCCGCAGCTTTCTGACACCATGACCGAAGGTACCCTGGTCAGCTGGGAAAAGAGTATCGGTGATTTTGTTGAGCGTGGCACGGTTGTCGCCACGGTGGAAACCGACAAGGCGGTTATGGACGCTGAAGTGTTCCGTGAAGGCTACCTGTCTGGTCCTTTGCTGGAAGTTGATAGCGTAGTGCCTGTTGGCGAGCCTATTGCCTATCTTGTCGAGAACAAGGACCAGGTGGTAGACAGTTCCAAGACAGGCGCTTCCGCTCCAACCCCGGTTGCCCCGACCGCCAAGCCCAAGTCCGAGCCCCATGGCACGGCCAAACCCAAGACCCGTATTCCGGCCATGCCACACGGCGCTTCACCGGCACCGCGTCCACGTAAAGGCAAGGCGACACCCTACGCACGGCAACTGGCCGGTGCCCACGGTATTGACCTGAACGGCCTTGCCGGTAGCGGCCCTGGCGGCGTGATTGTCGCCGCTGACGTCATGAACAGCAGCATCCAGAAGGGTTCTACCAAGCGTATTCTGCAGGTGGCCGGTGAAGGTCGACCGATGACCGCCATGGAAAAAGCGGTATCGCACAACATGGAATACTCACTGTCCATGCCGCTGTTCCGCGTTACCGTCAATATTGACGAGTCGGCACTGAAGACAGAATCCAAGGCCAAGGGTGTATCGTTGACCGTTGCCCTGGCCAAGGCATCCGCCCTGGCTATCGAACAGTTCCCGGGCGTTAACTCCGTGTACCAGCACGAGGACCGCATCGTCGAGCGCGACCAGATCGATGTGGGTATTGCCGTATCCACTGAAGGCATGGGCCTGGTGGTGCCGGTACTGCGTGATGTATTGAACAAGGACCTCGGCCAGTTGAGCGCTGACTGGGCTGACCTGGTTGATCGTGCCCGCGCACGTCGCCTGAAGCCTGATGAGTATTCCAACCCTACGTTCACCATTTCCAACATGGGTATGCTCGGCGTGGCGCAGTTTGATGCGATCCCGACACCGGGTACATCAGCGATTTTTGCTATTGCCAGCGCCGGCCCGCAAGGCATGCCGGTTACCATGACGGCTGACCATCGTATTATCAACGGTGCCGACGCGGCCAAGTTCCTGGGTGTGTTCAGGCAAATTGTTGAGCAGCCGGTATGGCTCAGCGGCCAGGCCCCGGTATTGGCAGTTACCAAGGCGCCAGCGCCGAAGGCAGCAGCAGCTGTTTCTGCGCCCGCTATTGCCCCGGTTGAAATACCAAAAGGTAGCTGGGATTACGATGTTGTTGTTATCGGCGGCGGTCCGGGCGGTGAAGACTGCGCCCGCGATCTTGCCCAGCATGGCAAGAAAGTGGCCATGATTAACGACGCGCCGTTCCCCGGCGGTGAGTGCCTGTGGCGCGGCTGTATCCCGTCCAAGGCCTGGCGTGCCGGCGCTGATCGTGTACGCGATCGTGCCCATGACTCGCACCTGGGTGTGCAGGGGACCAACAAACCGACCCTGTCCTGGGCGAAGCTGGAAAAGACCCGCAAGTCTGTTCTCGAAACTCGTGGCGACATGGCCCTCAAGACTGACAAGGGTGTGAAGATTGACGTCATCCAGGGCTTTGCCCGGTTTGAATCGGATCATTCAGTTTTTGTTGATACCGGCGGCAATTCTGATGATCCGCATGCTCGCGCGATTCCCGGTGATGGCAAGAAAGGCAAGTCCGTAACGTTCGGTGTCGCGGTTATTGCCACCGGTGCGCCACCGTTTGTGCCGCCTATCGATGGCCACGACAACAAGGGCGTGCTCACATCTGATACCGTCTGGTCGCTGAAGAATGCGCCCAAGCGTCTCGGTGTCATAGGTGCCGGCGCGATTGGTCTTGAGATGGCGCAGATCTTTTCCGATCTCGGTGCCAAGGTCACGGTACTGGAAGCGGCTGATCGGCCACTGAAAGAAGTGGAGCCGGAAATTGCCAAGAACCTGACCGCGCTGCTCAACGAAGAAAAGAACCTGACCCTGGAAGTATCTGCCAAGGCCAAGAAGATTTCCGGCAAGCCCGGTGATATGACACTCAGTTATGAAAACGCCGAGGGCAAGACCAAGAACTTCAAGTGTGACTATGTCATTGTCGCTACTGGCAAGCGCCCGGTACTGGAACCGTTGCTGCTGGACAAGTGTGGCGTCAAGGCCGAGAACGGTGTTATCAAGGTCGATGAATATTGTCGTACCAACGTGCCGCATATCTTTGCCGTGGGCGACGTTATCGGCGGCCTGATGCTGGCCCACACGGCCGGCCAGCAGGGACGCGTTGTTGCCGATCTTCTGACCGGTCACCCGTTCCCGTATGACGATGCCAAGGATTGCGGTGTGATTTTCACCCGTCCGCAGGCCGCGTTTGTCGGTTTGTCGGTTGATCAGGCCAAGGCTCGCGGCATGAATCCCGTTGAAGTGAAAGCGCCCATGGCCATTGATGCCAAGGCCATGATCACCAACGAGACTTCAGGCATGATCAAGATCGTCGCCGACAAGGATACGCACCGTATCATCGGCGTACATTTCCTTGCTGACCATGCTGATACGCTGATCGGCGAAGGCGTGATGATGGTTGCCGGTGACATGACGCTGGAGCAGGTGGCGCGTGCCATTCATCCGCACCCGACCCAGACAGAAATGTTTGGCGACATGGCGAGGAGGCTGTTGTCCCGCCTGCGGCGGAGCAAGCGTTAA
- a CDS encoding alpha-ketoacid dehydrogenase subunit beta produces MAETAYWEAIRRAHDEEMANDKMVIAMGEDIGVAGGTYKATSGLWEKYGADRIIDTPISENSYTGIGIGASMIGMRPIIEIMSINFALLALDTIVNAAAKIRYMSGGQLQCPIVLRTPGGTAHQLAAQHSARLARMFMSTSGLRVVTPRGPLDAYGMLKSAVRSNDPVIIIEHERMYNLKEEIPDEEFFRPLEGAEIVREGTDITLIGYNYSVHLCLEAAKRLEADGISAEVLDLRSLKPLDRETIRRSVEKTHRFLVAEEDEAPVGVGAEIMATVIEDCFYALDAQPVRIHAADVPVPFNAKLEKAAIPDADDVYQGALKVMGKI; encoded by the coding sequence ATGGCAGAAACAGCATACTGGGAAGCGATCCGTCGTGCCCATGACGAGGAAATGGCAAACGACAAGATGGTCATTGCCATGGGTGAGGATATCGGCGTTGCCGGCGGTACCTACAAAGCCACTTCTGGCCTGTGGGAGAAGTACGGCGCCGACCGCATTATCGATACACCGATTTCCGAAAACTCCTATACCGGTATCGGTATCGGCGCTTCCATGATTGGTATGCGCCCGATCATTGAAATCATGTCTATTAACTTTGCGCTGCTGGCGCTTGATACCATTGTTAACGCCGCCGCCAAGATTCGCTATATGTCCGGCGGCCAATTGCAGTGCCCGATCGTATTGCGCACCCCTGGCGGTACAGCGCACCAGCTGGCGGCACAGCATTCTGCACGACTGGCGCGCATGTTCATGTCCACCTCCGGCCTGCGTGTGGTGACACCACGTGGCCCGCTGGATGCCTATGGCATGCTCAAGTCAGCCGTACGCTCCAATGACCCGGTCATCATCATCGAGCATGAGCGCATGTATAACCTGAAGGAAGAGATTCCTGATGAAGAATTTTTCCGTCCGCTGGAAGGCGCGGAGATCGTGCGTGAAGGTACCGACATTACGTTGATTGGTTACAACTATTCGGTTCACCTGTGCCTGGAAGCGGCCAAGCGTCTGGAAGCGGACGGGATCAGCGCCGAAGTCCTGGACCTGCGCTCACTGAAGCCGCTTGATCGCGAAACCATTCGCCGTTCCGTAGAAAAGACCCATCGTTTCCTGGTTGCTGAAGAAGACGAAGCACCGGTGGGCGTGGGTGCGGAAATCATGGCAACTGTGATCGAAGACTGTTTCTATGCACTGGACGCACAGCCTGTGCGTATCCATGCTGCCGACGTTCCTGTCCCGTTCAATGCCAAGCTGGAAAAAGCCGCCATTCCCGATGCGGATGACGTCTACCAGGGTGCATTAAAGGTAATGGGCAAGATTTAG
- the pdhA gene encoding pyruvate dehydrogenase (acetyl-transferring) E1 component subunit alpha: MNKEDQKRLLREMIFYRRFEDRTFEAYMERKIGGFLHLYSGQEAVATGVLEKAVVGQGEKNDYVITGYRDHIHAIKTGAPAREVMAELYGKETGSSKGRGGSMHIFDASQNFMGGYALVGQPFPLAAGLALGAKHKGSGQIAICFLGDGANNQGTFHETMNMASVWNLPVLFVCENNQYAIGTEISRSTAQKDQYKRVDTAYNMKSSQHDGMDIDIVMAEAEKAVNYVRKESKPYFIEFMTYRFRGHSMSDAKGYRTRDEELEWEKRDPIRIYSQRLIDAGVLTADDIKAMEKEIDNEIENDIVKFAEESPEPKVEELDRYVLDDNPDPRWIGPLQQ; encoded by the coding sequence ATGAACAAAGAAGACCAGAAGCGCTTGCTGCGCGAAATGATTTTTTATCGTCGCTTCGAGGATCGCACCTTCGAAGCCTACATGGAACGCAAAATCGGTGGATTCCTGCACCTGTACTCAGGCCAGGAAGCGGTCGCCACTGGTGTTCTTGAAAAGGCTGTAGTCGGCCAGGGTGAGAAAAACGATTACGTAATCACCGGCTACCGCGATCACATTCATGCCATCAAGACCGGCGCCCCGGCGCGCGAAGTCATGGCCGAGTTGTATGGAAAGGAAACCGGTTCGTCCAAGGGTCGTGGCGGTTCCATGCATATTTTCGACGCCAGCCAGAATTTCATGGGTGGTTACGCACTGGTTGGACAACCGTTCCCGCTGGCCGCCGGCCTGGCGCTGGGCGCCAAGCACAAGGGCAGCGGCCAGATCGCCATCTGTTTCCTTGGTGATGGTGCCAACAACCAGGGCACGTTCCATGAAACCATGAACATGGCTTCTGTCTGGAACCTGCCGGTGCTGTTTGTTTGCGAAAACAACCAGTATGCCATCGGTACCGAGATCAGCCGCTCCACGGCACAGAAGGATCAGTACAAGCGTGTGGATACGGCCTACAACATGAAGTCCAGCCAGCACGACGGCATGGACATTGATATTGTTATGGCTGAAGCCGAGAAGGCTGTTAACTACGTGCGCAAGGAAAGCAAGCCGTACTTCATTGAATTCATGACTTACCGTTTCCGTGGTCACTCCATGTCTGATGCCAAGGGTTACCGTACCCGCGACGAAGAACTGGAATGGGAAAAGCGTGACCCGATCAGAATCTACAGCCAGCGCCTGATTGATGCCGGTGTATTGACCGCCGACGACATCAAGGCAATGGAAAAGGAAATCGACAACGAAATCGAAAACGATATCGTCAAGTTTGCCGAGGAAAGTCCGGAACCGAAGGTTGAAGAACTGGATCGTTACGTACTTGATGATAACCCCGATCCGCGCTGGATCGGCCCGCTGCAACAGTAA
- a CDS encoding DOMON domain-containing protein — MNMKLPRTSTAGIVLLALLQSSCGGSNGSSDNISGAPNIFTPTVTIDTNGFNVASIPFSASSTGVLKWKITGTDISFQISCTTTGWVGMGINPSGSMTGADIVMGYVTTGATVEDMHATGFFAPTTDITNHLSGVSGTEIAGTTELVFTRALDTADSQDKVLVAGQDTIMLFACGPGGADNFMTQHQHKAALKINL; from the coding sequence ATGAATATGAAACTGCCACGCACATCCACCGCCGGTATTGTCCTGCTCGCGTTGTTGCAATCTTCCTGCGGGGGCAGCAATGGCAGCAGTGACAATATCTCTGGCGCGCCGAATATCTTTACACCTACCGTAACTATCGACACCAATGGGTTCAATGTTGCCAGCATTCCCTTTTCTGCATCTAGCACGGGGGTGCTGAAATGGAAAATTACCGGCACCGATATTTCTTTCCAGATCAGCTGCACCACGACCGGTTGGGTGGGAATGGGCATTAACCCGTCGGGCTCCATGACCGGGGCCGATATTGTCATGGGGTATGTAACAACCGGGGCAACCGTGGAAGACATGCACGCTACCGGTTTTTTTGCACCGACAACGGATATTACCAATCACCTTTCAGGCGTATCCGGCACAGAAATCGCCGGGACGACAGAACTGGTATTTACGCGGGCACTGGATACCGCAGACAGCCAGGACAAAGTCCTGGTCGCGGGGCAGGACACGATCATGCTGTTTGCCTGTGGACCCGGTGGTGCCGACAACTTCATGACCCAGCATCAACACAAGGCCGCGCTCAAGATCAACCTGTGA
- a CDS encoding urate hydroxylase PuuD: MEIYLVFDRWLHVMAGITWIGLLYYFNFVQVPGLGKAKADGTAAGITKHIAPRALLWFRWAALVTWLTGFSYLHGLGIAADAFLLKGNASIIGMGAWLGTIMLFNVWVLIWPNQKKVLGMVEASDEEKARSARVALLASRTNTMLSIPMAFFMVAGPHGAVLFS, translated from the coding sequence ATGGAAATCTATCTTGTATTTGACCGCTGGCTGCACGTAATGGCTGGTATTACCTGGATTGGCCTGCTGTACTATTTTAATTTCGTACAGGTACCCGGCCTCGGCAAGGCAAAGGCCGACGGCACCGCTGCCGGCATTACCAAGCACATCGCTCCACGCGCACTGCTGTGGTTCCGTTGGGCAGCCCTGGTGACCTGGCTGACCGGTTTCTCCTACCTGCACGGCCTGGGAATTGCCGCTGACGCGTTCCTGCTTAAAGGCAATGCATCCATCATCGGCATGGGCGCCTGGTTGGGCACCATCATGCTGTTCAACGTATGGGTCCTGATCTGGCCAAACCAGAAAAAGGTTCTGGGCATGGTCGAAGCGTCTGATGAAGAAAAAGCCCGTTCCGCACGCGTTGCACTACTGGCTTCACGCACCAACACCATGCTGTCTATCCCGATGGCGTTTTTCATGGTGGCAGGTCCACACGGCGCAGTTCTGTTCTCATAA